Proteins found in one Alicyclobacillus cycloheptanicus genomic segment:
- a CDS encoding MFS transporter, producing MPSSSSRSASYKWIALSNTTLGILMASINGTILIIALPVVFQGIQVDPLNGGQTSLLLWVLLGFNVATTVLLVTFGRLSDMYGRVRLYNLGFLIFTIGSVLLSLTWGKGLNGEIQLIVFRIVQGIGGAFLFSNSAAILTDAFPGNQRGLALGLNQIAGIGGGVIGLVVGGLLAASGHWRWVFLVNVPIGIAGTIWAYVALKELTTRPKKQKIDIWGNLTLAGGITILMLGLTYGIMPYGNHAMGWTNPWVLAGLIGGVVLLGIFCWVETLVEDPMFHLHLFRIRAFTFGNLSSFFSALARGGLQFMLIIWLQGIWLPLHGVSYTDTPLQAGIDTLPQMVGFLVAGPISGYLSDRFGARLFATGGMVLSAIGFLLLLTLPFNFTYWPFAIYLFIIGCGMGLFASPNSAAIMNSVPARYRGVASGMRATFMNAGQMMSMGIFFSIVISGLAAHLPHALTVGLSGMGVPAQFVAAFSKLPPTAALFAALLGYNPMQHLIPAQILHLLSPHNASVLVGTRFFPQLIGPPFMHGLADAFWISFGLSVAAALASLLRGKHFVLEEEDQAPAQVPADTLRQLQVVGLLAAWHARQGASPQASELDRQRLHRALSLLRTVAAEKAKQQPQEQSLGS from the coding sequence ATGCCAAGTTCATCCTCGCGCAGTGCGTCCTATAAGTGGATCGCGCTGTCCAACACAACCCTCGGCATCCTCATGGCATCCATCAACGGCACGATTCTCATCATTGCGTTGCCGGTCGTGTTCCAGGGCATTCAGGTCGACCCGCTCAACGGCGGCCAGACCAGCCTCCTCCTGTGGGTGCTGCTCGGATTCAACGTGGCGACCACCGTTTTGCTCGTCACCTTCGGGCGATTATCCGACATGTATGGACGCGTACGGCTTTACAATCTAGGTTTTCTCATCTTTACCATCGGCTCCGTCCTGCTGTCTCTCACTTGGGGAAAAGGACTCAACGGGGAAATCCAGCTTATCGTTTTCCGGATTGTGCAGGGCATCGGCGGCGCCTTCCTGTTTTCGAACAGCGCCGCCATTTTGACGGATGCCTTCCCTGGCAATCAGCGTGGTCTTGCGCTCGGCCTCAACCAAATCGCTGGCATTGGCGGCGGCGTCATCGGGTTGGTGGTCGGCGGACTGCTCGCCGCTTCCGGGCATTGGCGCTGGGTGTTCCTCGTCAATGTGCCCATTGGCATCGCCGGCACCATCTGGGCCTACGTCGCCTTGAAAGAGCTCACAACACGTCCCAAGAAGCAGAAAATCGACATCTGGGGCAATCTCACCCTGGCCGGCGGTATTACCATCCTCATGCTCGGTCTGACCTACGGCATCATGCCGTATGGCAACCACGCGATGGGCTGGACGAATCCATGGGTCCTGGCCGGCCTCATCGGCGGTGTGGTACTGCTGGGCATCTTCTGCTGGGTCGAGACACTCGTTGAAGACCCAATGTTTCACCTGCACCTGTTTCGGATTCGGGCGTTTACGTTCGGCAACTTGAGCAGCTTCTTCAGCGCGCTGGCCCGCGGTGGACTGCAGTTTATGCTGATCATCTGGCTGCAGGGAATTTGGCTGCCGCTTCACGGCGTCTCGTACACCGACACGCCGCTTCAGGCCGGCATTGACACCCTGCCGCAGATGGTCGGGTTCCTGGTTGCGGGGCCCATCAGCGGCTACTTGTCGGACCGCTTCGGTGCGCGCCTGTTTGCAACCGGCGGCATGGTGCTCAGCGCGATTGGCTTCCTGCTGCTGCTCACACTGCCGTTCAACTTTACCTATTGGCCGTTTGCGATTTACTTGTTCATCATCGGATGCGGCATGGGCCTGTTTGCTTCGCCGAACAGCGCCGCCATCATGAACTCCGTACCGGCGCGGTACCGCGGCGTGGCGTCCGGCATGCGGGCCACGTTCATGAACGCCGGGCAAATGATGAGCATGGGTATTTTCTTCTCCATCGTGATCTCCGGCTTGGCGGCTCACCTTCCGCACGCGTTAACGGTTGGGCTGAGCGGTATGGGGGTGCCTGCGCAGTTTGTCGCCGCGTTCTCCAAACTGCCGCCGACGGCTGCGCTGTTTGCGGCGCTGCTTGGGTATAACCCCATGCAGCATCTCATCCCGGCACAGATTCTGCACTTGTTGTCGCCGCACAACGCGAGCGTCCTGGTGGGCACGCGGTTCTTCCCGCAACTGATTGGCCCGCCGTTCATGCACGGTTTGGCCGATGCATTCTGGATTTCCTTTGGACTCTCCGTTGCTGCAGCGCTGGCCTCCTTGCTGCGCGGCAAGCACTTTGTCCTGGAAGAAGAAGACCAGGCACCCGCGCAGGTTCCGGCGGACACGCTGCGTCAGCTGCAGGTCGTTGGCTTGCTGGCCGCATGGCACGCGCGCCAAGGGGCCAGTCCACAGGCGTCCGAGTTAGACCGGCAGCGGCTTCACCGCGCGCTGTCCCTGCTGCGCACGGTCGCGGCCGAAAAAGCGAAACAACAGCCGCAGGAACAATCCCTCGGCAGTTGA
- a CDS encoding MerR family transcriptional regulator, whose amino-acid sequence MGRDMHTVEDVVRLLGVTPRTLHYYEEVGLVKPASRTAGGHRLYDDASVQKLQQILRLKNNLGYTLQEIKTILDQEALLDELRLNFQATPSDEEKLRLVEESVRLLEDVIDHIDDKLSKLAAMREPFAERLERCKAFLAQHVETDTPN is encoded by the coding sequence ATGGGCAGAGACATGCACACCGTCGAGGACGTTGTCAGGTTGTTGGGGGTGACCCCGCGAACGCTGCATTATTACGAAGAGGTTGGTCTGGTCAAGCCAGCTTCGCGGACTGCTGGCGGACATCGCCTGTACGACGATGCGTCCGTTCAGAAACTTCAGCAGATCCTCCGATTGAAAAACAACCTGGGCTACACACTGCAGGAAATCAAGACCATCCTGGACCAGGAAGCGCTGCTCGATGAGCTGCGGCTCAACTTCCAGGCAACGCCCTCGGACGAGGAGAAACTTCGCTTGGTGGAGGAGTCCGTGCGGCTGCTGGAAGACGTGATCGATCACATTGATGACAAACTGAGCAAACTGGCGGCGATGCGGGAGCCGTTCGCGGAGCGTCTGGAACGCTGCAAGGCATTTTTGGCGCAGCACGTGGAGACGGATACGCCCAATTGA
- a CDS encoding dienelactone hydrolase family protein: MGVLKTEWVTYGNDGQYVGYAARLERAQTPLPAVIVFQEIWGVDEHIIDVTNRFAEAGYVAFAPDLYAQNGKRPEVLSQERISAVKDFLNSLPPSAWGNPSERDAALAKLPADQQKQVGETFGTLFGGLQMEKYVDQIKATAAFLRSDYAPSKGQGVASVGYCMGGSLSALLACNDPQLKGAVLYYGSVFPSAEQLANVTCPLLGFYGEQDHGITAKVPDFAERVKQSGKSFEYHVYEGAGHAFFNDGRPSYHATAARDAFARTLDFFNRVLA, from the coding sequence ATGGGAGTTTTGAAGACCGAGTGGGTGACCTACGGAAATGACGGGCAGTACGTGGGCTACGCGGCCAGACTGGAACGCGCGCAGACGCCGCTGCCGGCGGTGATTGTGTTCCAGGAAATCTGGGGTGTCGACGAACATATCATAGACGTGACCAACCGCTTTGCAGAAGCCGGTTACGTCGCCTTTGCGCCGGATTTGTACGCGCAAAACGGCAAACGGCCCGAAGTGCTCAGCCAGGAGCGCATCAGCGCCGTGAAGGACTTTCTGAATTCGCTGCCGCCGTCCGCGTGGGGCAATCCAAGTGAACGCGACGCCGCGTTGGCGAAGCTGCCGGCAGACCAGCAGAAGCAGGTTGGGGAAACGTTCGGGACGCTGTTCGGCGGCCTGCAGATGGAGAAGTATGTGGATCAAATCAAGGCGACCGCAGCCTTCCTTCGCAGTGACTACGCTCCGTCCAAGGGCCAGGGGGTGGCCTCTGTCGGCTATTGCATGGGCGGTTCGCTCTCAGCGCTCCTGGCCTGCAACGACCCGCAGTTGAAAGGTGCGGTCCTGTACTATGGCTCCGTGTTCCCCAGTGCCGAACAACTTGCCAATGTGACCTGCCCGCTGCTCGGATTTTACGGTGAACAGGACCATGGCATTACAGCGAAGGTGCCGGACTTTGCGGAGCGCGTGAAACAGTCCGGCAAGTCGTTTGAATATCACGTGTACGAGGGCGCAGGCCATGCATTCTTTAACGACGGCCGCCCGTCCTATCACGCGACGGCCGCTCGCGACGCGTTCGCACGCACACTCGACTTCTTCAACCGGGTGCTGGCGTAA
- the trxB gene encoding thioredoxin-disulfide reductase, protein MERNRVMILGTGPAGLTAAIYAARANLEPVVVEGNEPGGQLTLTTEVENFPGFRDGIMGPELMENMRQQAERFGAKFIHGWATAADLGQRPFRVTVNDEDVYETDALIISTGASAKMLGIPGESDLVGRGVSTCATCDGFFFRGKPILVVGGGDSAMEEATFLTKFASEVTIVHRRSELRASKVMQDRARNNPKIKWVMNVTPVSVQSDGSKVSGLEVKDNETGETRVLPAEGIFIAIGHRPNTDFLKGQLELDSVGYIKTRGVSSATSVEGVFACGDVMDPHYRQAITAAGSGCKAAMDVEKFLEGASVHDESVSAPAL, encoded by the coding sequence ATGGAACGAAATCGAGTGATGATTCTCGGCACAGGACCTGCAGGGCTTACGGCTGCCATTTACGCCGCCCGTGCAAACCTGGAGCCGGTTGTTGTGGAAGGCAATGAACCCGGCGGTCAGTTGACTTTGACCACGGAGGTTGAGAATTTCCCCGGGTTTCGGGACGGCATCATGGGACCCGAGTTAATGGAGAACATGCGGCAGCAGGCCGAACGCTTTGGCGCCAAGTTCATTCATGGCTGGGCCACGGCTGCGGACCTTGGACAGCGTCCATTTCGCGTCACCGTGAACGATGAGGACGTGTACGAGACGGATGCGCTGATTATTTCGACCGGGGCGTCGGCGAAGATGCTCGGCATTCCGGGTGAGTCGGACTTGGTGGGACGCGGCGTCTCGACCTGCGCGACCTGTGATGGGTTTTTCTTCCGCGGGAAGCCGATTCTGGTGGTCGGCGGCGGGGACTCGGCGATGGAGGAAGCCACCTTCCTGACCAAGTTCGCCAGTGAAGTGACGATTGTACATCGCCGCAGTGAGCTGCGCGCCTCCAAGGTGATGCAGGACCGTGCCCGCAACAACCCGAAAATCAAATGGGTGATGAATGTGACCCCCGTGTCCGTTCAGTCGGACGGCTCCAAGGTGTCCGGCCTCGAAGTCAAGGACAATGAGACCGGAGAAACCCGGGTGCTGCCCGCCGAGGGGATTTTCATCGCGATTGGGCACCGGCCCAACACAGATTTCCTCAAAGGGCAGCTGGAGCTTGACAGTGTGGGCTACATCAAGACGCGCGGGGTGTCGAGCGCGACGTCCGTCGAAGGGGTGTTCGCCTGCGGCGACGTCATGGACCCGCACTACCGCCAGGCCATCACGGCCGCTGGCAGCGGCTGCAAGGCCGCGATGGACGTGGAGAAGTTCCTGGAAGGCGCCAGCGTTCACGACGAGTCGGTGTCCGCACCCGCGCTGTAA
- the aceB gene encoding malate synthase A, translated as MSNAYQTPPGMEILGAYKPEFAEILTPEALQFVAELAREFTPRRDELLKRREERQAEIDAGKLPDFLPETAEIRAGSWTIAGVPDDLQDRRVEITGPSSDRKMVINAFNSGAKTFMADFEDANSPTWENTIAGQINLRDAIRRTITYDSPEGKHYALRDQVAVLIVRPRGWHLPEKHILVDGKPVPGAFVDFGLYLFHNHEALKAIHSGPYFYLPKMESHLEARLWNDVFVFAQNKLGIPQGTIKATVLIETILAAFEMDEILYELRDHAAGLNCGRWDYIFSYIKKLRNQPHVILPDRALVTMTVPFMRAYSLLAIQTCHKRGAHAIGGMAAQIPVKNDPAANEEALAKVRADKEREATDGHDGTWVAHPALVPVAMEVFDRLMPQPNQVNRKREDVHVTAADLLAVPEGPITEAGLRTNVSVGIQYTEAWLRGSGAVPIFNLMEDAATAEISRAQVWQWIRHPKGILEDGRKVTKELFTQVLEEELAKIRETLGAERFDAGEFKRASELFAQITTNDEFVDFLTLPGYEYLA; from the coding sequence ATGTCGAACGCGTACCAAACGCCGCCTGGGATGGAGATTCTGGGAGCCTACAAACCCGAGTTTGCGGAAATCCTCACCCCCGAAGCGCTGCAATTTGTAGCTGAGTTGGCCCGCGAGTTTACGCCGCGGCGCGACGAGCTGCTGAAGCGGAGGGAGGAGCGCCAGGCCGAGATTGACGCCGGGAAGCTGCCGGACTTTCTGCCCGAAACCGCGGAGATTCGCGCAGGGTCCTGGACCATCGCAGGGGTCCCCGACGACCTGCAGGACCGCCGGGTCGAAATCACCGGCCCGAGCAGCGACCGCAAGATGGTCATCAACGCGTTCAACTCCGGTGCCAAAACATTTATGGCGGACTTTGAGGACGCCAACTCTCCGACTTGGGAAAACACCATCGCGGGGCAAATCAACCTGCGCGACGCCATCCGGCGGACCATCACGTACGACAGCCCGGAAGGCAAGCACTATGCCCTGAGGGACCAGGTCGCCGTGCTCATCGTGCGTCCGCGCGGCTGGCACCTGCCGGAAAAACATATCCTGGTCGACGGCAAGCCCGTACCCGGCGCGTTCGTCGATTTCGGACTCTACCTCTTCCATAACCACGAGGCGCTCAAGGCCATCCACTCGGGCCCCTATTTCTACCTGCCAAAGATGGAGAGCCACCTCGAAGCCCGGCTGTGGAACGATGTGTTCGTATTTGCGCAGAACAAGCTGGGCATCCCGCAGGGCACCATCAAGGCGACGGTGCTGATTGAGACGATTCTCGCGGCCTTCGAAATGGATGAAATTCTGTATGAGCTTCGCGATCACGCTGCTGGGCTGAACTGCGGGCGCTGGGACTACATCTTCAGCTACATCAAAAAGCTGCGGAACCAGCCGCACGTGATTTTGCCGGACCGCGCGCTGGTCACCATGACGGTGCCGTTTATGCGCGCCTACTCCCTGCTCGCGATTCAGACCTGTCACAAGCGCGGCGCGCACGCGATTGGCGGCATGGCTGCGCAAATTCCTGTCAAGAACGACCCCGCCGCCAACGAGGAAGCGCTCGCCAAGGTCCGCGCAGACAAGGAACGCGAGGCGACTGACGGGCACGATGGGACCTGGGTGGCGCACCCTGCGCTGGTCCCCGTCGCGATGGAGGTGTTCGACCGCCTGATGCCGCAGCCCAACCAGGTGAACCGCAAGCGCGAAGATGTCCATGTGACAGCGGCCGACCTGCTCGCAGTGCCGGAAGGGCCAATTACCGAGGCCGGGCTGCGGACCAATGTAAGCGTCGGGATCCAGTACACAGAGGCGTGGCTGCGCGGTTCGGGCGCGGTGCCGATTTTCAACTTGATGGAGGACGCCGCGACGGCTGAAATCTCGCGGGCGCAGGTGTGGCAGTGGATCCGCCACCCAAAAGGCATCCTCGAGGATGGACGCAAGGTGACGAAGGAACTGTTCACGCAGGTGCTGGAGGAGGAACTGGCCAAGATTCGCGAGACGCTTGGCGCAGAACGATTTGACGCCGGAGAATTCAAGCGCGCGAGCGAGTTGTTCGCGCAAATCACGACCAACGACGAGTTCGTCGACTTCCTGACGCTGCCGGGGTACGAATACCTGGCGTAA
- a CDS encoding FAD-binding oxidoreductase, with product MTEQVQQQLTNAIGGEFVWEDPDLGRRLGRAFGSGGRAVLVAAPADESQVQAVLRIASEHQLAVLPMGSGHHLGAGNLPQRVDLVVRSTRLNHIVDYSPADLVVAVQPGVTLAQLRHVLAERGQMLPIDPYCPDDTTIGGLVACNLSGPRRVLYGTLRDMVIGLHVVYPSGERVRTGGRVVKNVAGYDMSKLFIGSFGSLAVLTEIVFKLRPLPLSRRTCVLTGSLSQMEAVRRRLTHSTLLPSRAEAVYGEAVRFAEDACWSIVIDCDENEAAAAAQASVLKAWAGELGTTFVERTGAAAEEDWQAFQADLAEVPFVLRLSGRPSEILPLCDTLRAEAAQLLQAAGHGDCVQTWCVSPLAGVARLFLRVPAPALGRAAADDEAVAMYDAVTTQVRARVEALGGTAVLERAPLAGPRRVDAFGSVPAAFAVMKGIKSTIDPRGLMSPGRFVGGM from the coding sequence GTGACGGAGCAGGTACAGCAGCAGTTGACCAACGCGATCGGCGGCGAATTCGTCTGGGAGGACCCGGACCTCGGCCGCCGGCTCGGCCGTGCGTTTGGGTCGGGCGGGAGGGCCGTGCTGGTTGCGGCGCCCGCCGACGAGTCCCAGGTGCAGGCGGTGCTGCGGATTGCCAGCGAGCACCAGCTTGCCGTACTGCCGATGGGCAGCGGACATCACCTGGGGGCGGGGAATCTGCCGCAGCGGGTCGATCTCGTCGTTCGTTCGACACGACTCAACCACATCGTGGACTACTCCCCGGCGGACCTGGTGGTCGCGGTGCAGCCCGGGGTGACGCTGGCGCAGCTGCGCCACGTGCTGGCGGAGCGGGGGCAGATGCTTCCGATTGACCCATACTGCCCGGACGACACCACCATCGGCGGACTGGTGGCCTGCAACCTGTCGGGGCCGCGTCGCGTTCTCTACGGCACCTTGCGAGATATGGTGATTGGGCTGCACGTGGTGTACCCGAGCGGCGAACGTGTGCGCACCGGCGGCCGCGTCGTGAAAAACGTCGCAGGGTACGACATGAGCAAACTGTTTATCGGTTCGTTCGGCTCGCTCGCCGTGCTCACGGAAATCGTGTTCAAGCTGCGGCCTTTGCCGCTGTCCCGCCGCACGTGCGTGCTGACCGGTTCGCTGTCGCAGATGGAGGCCGTTCGGCGGCGGCTGACCCATTCGACGCTCTTGCCGAGCCGGGCAGAAGCGGTGTACGGAGAGGCGGTTCGGTTCGCCGAAGACGCGTGCTGGTCCATCGTGATTGACTGTGATGAAAACGAAGCGGCGGCGGCCGCCCAGGCGTCTGTGCTAAAGGCGTGGGCGGGCGAGTTGGGCACGACGTTCGTCGAACGGACTGGCGCCGCGGCCGAGGAGGACTGGCAGGCGTTTCAGGCAGACCTGGCAGAGGTGCCGTTCGTGCTGCGTTTGTCAGGACGGCCGAGCGAGATTTTGCCGCTGTGCGACACTTTGCGGGCCGAGGCGGCACAACTGCTGCAAGCCGCGGGGCACGGGGACTGCGTGCAGACCTGGTGCGTCAGCCCGCTGGCGGGGGTGGCGCGGCTGTTCTTGCGCGTCCCGGCACCGGCTTTGGGCCGTGCGGCGGCAGACGATGAAGCTGTGGCGATGTATGATGCGGTCACCACGCAGGTTCGGGCACGCGTTGAGGCCCTCGGAGGCACGGCCGTGCTGGAGCGCGCCCCGCTGGCCGGACCGCGGCGCGTGGATGCGTTCGGTTCGGTGCCAGCCGCGTTTGCTGTGATGAAGGGCATCAAGTCGACGATTGACCCGCGCGGGCTGATGAGTCCCGGGCGATTTGTGGGAGGGATGTGA
- a CDS encoding (Fe-S)-binding protein: MQEPNSAFLWPDAPEADKYSVCVHCGFCLEVCPTYQQLGDENHSPRGRVYLIKQAAEGVLPLDESVVDPVFTCLDCRACETVCPSGVQVGALIEEARGQVFHAAPARGWKGLIQRFFLRAVFPKPRRLKLLAGLLRFYQRSGLQRWVRKLRLLAVLPKHLREMEAILPKVPDRRAIDALPPEIPATGSTDKGVAGLFTGCVMDVFFADVNQATARVAARNGWRVRVPKDQLCCGALQVHAGDRDMARQMARRNIDVFLASGADRIIINAAGCGAALKEYPALFRDDPVYREKAEQFSARVRDISELLVESGFEPPQGEVPRTIAYHDACHLCHAQQVRTQPRTLLGAIPGLCLVEMADSDRCCGSAGIYNLTHPEMAGALLERKMDDLPDGIDGVAMGNPGCMMQLMVGAHRRQADVEILHTVELLDLAYQREEVGTR, translated from the coding sequence ATGCAGGAGCCCAACAGCGCATTTCTCTGGCCGGATGCACCCGAGGCCGACAAGTACTCGGTCTGTGTGCACTGCGGCTTTTGTCTGGAAGTTTGCCCGACCTATCAGCAGCTGGGCGACGAGAACCACTCTCCGCGCGGCCGCGTGTACCTCATCAAGCAAGCCGCAGAGGGCGTGCTGCCGCTCGACGAATCGGTGGTCGATCCGGTGTTTACCTGCCTGGACTGCCGCGCCTGCGAAACCGTCTGCCCCTCTGGCGTGCAGGTGGGCGCTCTGATCGAAGAGGCGCGCGGCCAGGTCTTCCACGCGGCGCCTGCGCGCGGATGGAAGGGGCTGATTCAGCGGTTCTTCCTGCGCGCAGTGTTCCCGAAGCCCAGGCGATTGAAGCTGCTGGCGGGGCTGCTCCGGTTCTATCAGCGCTCCGGGCTGCAGCGCTGGGTGCGGAAACTTCGGCTGCTGGCTGTTCTACCGAAACACCTGCGAGAGATGGAGGCCATCCTGCCGAAGGTGCCCGACCGCCGGGCGATTGATGCGCTCCCGCCGGAAATCCCAGCAACAGGCAGCACCGACAAAGGGGTCGCGGGCTTGTTCACCGGGTGTGTCATGGACGTCTTCTTTGCCGATGTCAACCAGGCCACGGCCCGGGTCGCGGCACGCAACGGATGGCGGGTACGGGTCCCGAAGGACCAGCTGTGCTGCGGCGCCCTGCAGGTGCACGCCGGGGACCGGGACATGGCGCGCCAGATGGCGCGGCGCAATATCGACGTGTTTCTGGCGTCGGGGGCGGACCGCATCATCATCAATGCCGCAGGCTGCGGCGCCGCACTCAAGGAGTACCCAGCGTTGTTTCGGGACGACCCTGTGTACCGCGAGAAAGCGGAGCAGTTCTCGGCGCGGGTGCGTGACATCTCGGAACTGCTGGTCGAGTCCGGGTTTGAGCCGCCGCAGGGCGAAGTGCCCCGCACCATCGCCTACCACGACGCGTGTCACCTGTGTCACGCGCAGCAGGTGCGCACCCAGCCGCGGACGCTGCTTGGCGCGATTCCCGGCCTCTGCTTGGTGGAAATGGCCGACTCGGACCGCTGCTGCGGCAGCGCAGGCATCTACAATTTGACCCATCCCGAGATGGCAGGTGCCCTGCTCGAGCGGAAAATGGATGACTTGCCGGACGGCATCGACGGCGTGGCGATGGGCAATCCAGGCTGCATGATGCAGCTGATGGTCGGCGCGCACCGTCGACAGGCGGATGTGGAGATTTTGCACACCGTGGAATTGTTAGATCTCGCCTATCAGCGGGAGGAGGTGGGGACCCGATGA
- a CDS encoding FAD-binding oxidoreductase, giving the protein MTSSRANDAHLIEFLTDLFGPSRVLCRPHQLAAYECDGYVAQTGLPRAVVFPETTDEVAQVVRYLHEHEVPFLPRGAGTGLSGGAMPRNGEVVISLVRMNKLLRVDFDNLRAVVQPGHVNLQLTRKISAQGYYYAPDPSSQSVCTIGGNLAENAGGSHCLKYGVTTNHIVAAKVVLPTGDVVDIGAEFGDALGYDLLGLVVGSEGTLGIATEITVKILKKPEAVRTALAMFDTVADAADTVTDIIGAGIIPAAIEMMDQLAMQAVDKSNYHVGYPKDIEAVLLIEVDGMAAGLEDVAAEIVHICHKHNVRTVKVAASDEERALWWSSRKMAFGATGRISPDYIVQDGVIPRTKLSQVMARIQQLSEESGLRIANVFHAGDGNLHPLICYDSRVPGQTELATRVGSEILKACVDAGGSITGEHGVGVEKIEEMRYMFDDTDLAAQAAVRQVFNPADLCNAGKLIPKPARCAEVKHMQRLIEQHAEVFRDLEDQTLTLRS; this is encoded by the coding sequence ATGACGAGCAGCCGAGCGAACGACGCACACCTCATCGAATTCCTCACGGACCTCTTTGGCCCGTCCAGGGTCCTCTGCCGCCCGCACCAACTGGCGGCGTATGAGTGCGACGGGTATGTGGCGCAAACCGGGCTGCCGCGTGCGGTGGTGTTTCCGGAGACGACCGACGAGGTCGCGCAGGTGGTGCGGTATCTGCACGAGCACGAGGTGCCGTTCCTGCCCCGCGGCGCGGGCACGGGGCTGAGCGGCGGCGCCATGCCGCGCAACGGCGAGGTGGTCATCAGCCTGGTGCGCATGAACAAGCTGCTGCGTGTGGACTTTGACAACCTGCGTGCCGTGGTTCAACCCGGCCACGTGAACCTGCAGCTGACCCGGAAAATCTCTGCGCAGGGCTACTACTACGCACCGGACCCGTCCAGTCAGTCGGTCTGCACCATCGGCGGCAACCTCGCGGAAAATGCCGGCGGCTCGCACTGTTTGAAGTACGGCGTCACGACCAACCACATCGTCGCCGCCAAGGTGGTGCTGCCGACTGGGGACGTCGTCGACATCGGCGCCGAGTTCGGGGACGCGCTCGGCTACGACCTGCTCGGTTTGGTGGTGGGGTCGGAAGGGACTTTGGGGATCGCGACCGAGATCACCGTGAAAATCCTGAAGAAGCCGGAAGCGGTACGGACGGCGCTGGCGATGTTTGACACGGTGGCGGATGCGGCAGATACGGTGACCGACATCATTGGCGCCGGGATCATCCCCGCTGCGATTGAGATGATGGACCAGCTTGCGATGCAGGCGGTCGACAAGAGCAATTACCACGTGGGCTACCCGAAGGACATCGAGGCGGTGCTGCTGATTGAAGTCGACGGCATGGCGGCTGGCCTCGAAGATGTGGCGGCGGAAATCGTCCACATTTGCCACAAACACAACGTGCGGACCGTCAAGGTGGCCGCCTCGGACGAGGAGCGGGCGCTGTGGTGGAGCAGCCGCAAGATGGCGTTTGGTGCCACCGGCCGCATCTCGCCGGACTACATTGTGCAGGATGGTGTGATTCCGCGCACCAAACTGTCGCAAGTGATGGCGCGGATTCAACAGTTGAGCGAGGAATCCGGGCTGCGCATCGCGAACGTGTTCCACGCCGGGGATGGCAACCTGCACCCCCTCATTTGTTACGATTCGAGGGTACCGGGTCAGACGGAGCTCGCGACGCGCGTGGGCTCGGAGATTCTGAAAGCCTGCGTGGACGCCGGGGGCAGCATCACGGGTGAGCACGGGGTCGGTGTCGAGAAAATTGAAGAAATGCGCTACATGTTCGACGACACCGATTTGGCGGCGCAAGCCGCGGTGCGTCAGGTGTTCAATCCGGCAGACCTGTGCAACGCCGGCAAGCTGATTCCAAAGCCGGCCCGGTGCGCGGAAGTGAAGCACATGCAGCGTTTGATAGAGCAGCACGCGGAGGTGTTCCGCGACCTCGAAGACCAGACCTTGACCCTTCGCAGTTGA
- a CDS encoding IclR family transcriptional regulator, protein MEVLSDFPAGLGISDLAQRVGMYKSTTHRLLGTLMKRGYVEQDEQTGRYKLGYTLLDLGMKLLSSIDLRREAAPFLQKLSADVNEAVHLAHLDQGEIVYIDKVEGSNTIRMHSRIGTRVPAHATGLGKVILAFRPPMEAIDLVDRYGLARLTEHTITDRAMFLAVLKQTRELGYAFDLEENELGICCVAAPIWDNTGRVVAACSVSGPSIRMSKERLHQLVPAVKQTGRLISERLGYGTGTASV, encoded by the coding sequence ATGGAGGTGCTGAGCGACTTTCCGGCGGGCCTTGGCATCTCCGACCTCGCACAGCGGGTCGGGATGTACAAAAGTACGACACATCGACTGCTCGGTACCCTGATGAAACGGGGTTATGTCGAACAGGATGAGCAAACCGGCAGGTACAAGCTGGGCTATACCTTGCTCGACCTCGGGATGAAACTGCTCTCGAGCATCGATCTGCGCCGGGAAGCCGCTCCGTTTCTGCAGAAACTGTCCGCCGACGTGAACGAGGCGGTGCACTTGGCACACCTCGACCAAGGCGAGATTGTCTACATCGACAAAGTCGAGGGTTCCAATACCATTCGCATGCACTCGCGCATCGGGACGCGCGTCCCTGCACACGCAACGGGACTTGGCAAGGTGATTTTGGCGTTTCGGCCGCCCATGGAGGCGATAGATTTGGTCGACCGCTACGGGCTCGCGCGGTTGACGGAGCACACGATTACGGACCGCGCGATGTTTCTGGCGGTCCTGAAGCAGACGCGGGAGCTCGGTTACGCGTTCGACCTGGAAGAGAACGAACTCGGCATTTGCTGTGTGGCCGCGCCCATCTGGGATAACACCGGCCGGGTGGTGGCCGCGTGCAGCGTGTCTGGGCCAAGCATCCGCATGTCCAAGGAGCGGCTGCACCAGCTGGTGCCTGCGGTGAAACAGACCGGCCGGCTGATTTCCGAACGCCTGGGGTACGGCACGGGGACCGCGTCCGTGTAA